In the Marinitoga hydrogenitolerans DSM 16785 genome, TTCTAAGTGTATAATTTGCAAAGATAGAAACTGTTAATAATAAAATTAAAAAAATAGATGTTTTTAATTTCACAGCTATAACCTCCTATATATTCCTTAAATTAATTATTTTTTCCATTAAATTTAGCTCTTGACTTGAAAAACCATTCATTTTTAATTGTTCTAAAATTTCCAGCGCAAGATTATATTTATTTAATTTCATAGCTGCTTTTATTTTAATTAGGTTCATATCTATAAAAAAATTTTCATTTGCTTTTACTCTTAGGCATTCCTCATAATTTCCACAATCAAAAGCAGCTTTTAAATAATAATAATATGTTTCTACAGTTTTAAAA is a window encoding:
- a CDS encoding tetratricopeptide repeat protein, with amino-acid sequence MQNKSAYYLNLGNKYLNLNNVDLAIKNYLLALEEDPENFLIYHNLGVSYLIKNEPKLAFENFKKSIENGFKTVETYYYYLKAAFDCGNYEECLRVKANENFFIDMNLIKIKAAMKLNKYNLALEILEQLKMNGFSSQELNLMEKIINLRNI